A stretch of DNA from Anaerolineae bacterium:
GTTTCTCGCAACATCCTTCGGAACGCGGAGAAAATCGTGCGCATCGCCTTGGATATCACGCCACTGGATACAGGCCACCGCGCGCGCGGCATCGGCGTGTATGTGCAGGGCCTCCTCCAGGGACTGCTCACCCTGAAGACGGAACATACTTGGCTGCTGATCACCCACACTCCATCCCGACACGCCGGCCTGCCCCCGTCCTGGCGGGCTGTCTGGCTGCCGCGGCCGGCCCTGGGCAGGCTCACCGCCCTGGCGACCCATCAACTCTTGCTGCCGGCCCTCTTGCAACGCCTGCAAGCCGATCTTATCCATTTCCCCAGCCTATCGGCCCATGTGAGCGTCACCGGCCTGCCCTGGCGGGTTCCAGGCCCGTTTGTGGTCACCGTACACGACTTCACCCCATGGCACATCCCGGCCTTGCTGCATGGCAAACGCGTCAATCACTGGTGGTATGCTCGCCAGCGAGCATGGGCGCGCCGCGCCGCCCGGCTGATCTGCGTGAGCCAGGCCACCCGCGAAGACGCCGTACGCCTGCTGGGGATCTCGCCTGAACGCTGCCCTGTGATCTATGAGGGGGTGGATTCTCATCGTTTCCGCCCTTCAGACGAGCCGCGCCCCATCCCGCCTTTCATCCTATTCGTCGGCGGTGATCTTCCCAACAAAAACCGGGAGGGTGTGATGCAGGCGTTTGTTCAGCTTTGCCGTCAGACGGATCTGCCCCATCGGCTGGTGCTGGTGGGGTTCGACGCGCGCAGCGATGCGGAATTGGCCATGCAGTATCCGGGCCTCGATCTGTCCCGCGTGCGACGTGTGCAACACCTCTCGTCTGAAGAGCTCGCGCGGCTCTTCCGTCAGGCTGATCTGTTCGTATTCCCCTCATGGCACGAGGGGTTTGGGCTGCCTGTGCTAGAGGCGATGGCCTCCGGGACGCCAGTAGTGACCTCTACTACGTCGAGCCTTCCTGAGGTAGCTGGCGACGCCGCTCTTTTAGTGGATCCGGACGATGTGAGCGGCCTATGCCGGGCCATGGAGCACGTCTTACGCGATCGCAGCCTGTGGTCACGGCTACAGGCGGCCGGCCTGGCCCGGGCCCAACAGTTCACATGGGAGAGGACAGCACAACTCACCCTTCAGGTGTACGAGGAAGCAGCTCGAGGATAAAAAAGAGAACGCCGGAAGGCACTCTCCCCCAAAAGTGCCCTCCGGCGTGGCAACCCTTTCAAGTTGCCTGTGAATATTAATATAATGGAAATCTAACAAATTGGCGTGTAAGCCGCCTTACAGGTGGATTACAAATATTGTTTCCCCTTTCACTGATTACCTTCTAGTTTTTATACCCAACCCACAAGATATAATGAGGAGGTTTCTACCGCTCGGGATGGAAGAAGTTCTATTGAGCATCCTAATCCACCCCGGGCGTTTCCGAGCCATCGAACACGACGTCAAAGAATCCCAGCTTGCGAGCCCGCTCGGCGATGGGCGGAGTGCTACCGAAGGCGAACCGCACCCCGGCTGAGCGCAGCTCGTCAGCTGCCTCGGCGAATTCGCTGAGGAGCCGCTCACCCGTTTCCGGCCTCAGCCGATAGGATACGCCGATCAAGTCAGCGCGATGCTCACGGGCGGCAGCCAGCACCCGTTCGATAGGCACCGCCGGCCCTAGAAAGATCGTCTCCCAGCCGACCTGCTCGGCCAGGCGCAAGAAGTTCACCACGCCAGCTACGTGGACGCACTCGCCGAGCGCAGCAGCGACAACGGTTTTACGTGTCATCGGAGCCTCACCAGCTTTATATTTGAACAAACCGCGACGATTCCAGCACGAATACAGTGGCGCCATGCGCAGGGCCGCCCGTCTCGGACGGAACTGCTGCCTCATGAGGCCGACAGTGGGCCTGGATGAGGCCGAGCACTTCGTCCACCTTCCCCGCTTCAACCCCGGTGAGAAGCGTCACGTTGCCCCGGCGCCAGAACGCGCCTGCGGTATTGATGCGTGTCACCCGATGGCCGGCTGCTAGCAAGGCCCGGCTTACCGACTCAGCGTCGTCGCTGTGCACGATGGCAAGGATCAGGTTCATCGCTTCGACTCCTCCTCTAGCCTCCTGGCAGGGAGTTGCCTCTTCCATAGCGGAGGGGCTATCACTGCCTGATAAGCGCGCAAAGCGTTTCACCGGAAAGCTGAACACCGTAGCCCCTCCGATGACCACCTCTAGCGGGGTCACCACCGACATGGGCATGTGTGTAGCTTCAGTGCCGAACAGCATGGGATTCACCCATCCTCGGCGAGTTTGACAAGTGGCCCGGATAGTGGATAGGACATCTTCTACACGTTGATCCTCAATCCCGGTCAGGATTGTCACGTTGCCCCGAGCCAGGAAGCCTCCTGTGGTATGGATACGGGTCACGCGAAACCCTTGTGCGTTCAGCCGTTCACACAGGAGATCGGCGTCTTCGTCCTGAACAATGGCAAGCAGCAACTGCATAGTCATCCCCCCTGCTATTGAGCAAAGTTTTTTGTCCTGTCAAGGATCACATGAATAGCCGTAAGAAAGCAAGGGCCTCTCCCTTGCGCTTCACAGGCAAACCAGTAAATATTCACTGGCCTGCGCCCTCGCTGACGAAGGCGATTGTCAGGCTTTACCTAGCTTCTTGGCCAACTTATTCGCTTGGCTGTTGGCGATGCAAGCGAATGGGAGAGACAGGAAGGGCAAAAGCGTGACACGCGGGATGCGCCGCCGGCCGCGGATGGCCACGTGCGCTCCTGCCTCTTCCGACTGCCTGCGAGGTTAGCTGACGGGTTCGGGCCGGAAGATGAGCCCTACGCATGCAGCAAGACTGCCATGCGATTCACCCCAAGCATTGGTTCCCCCGCCTTCCCACGGAAGTTCGGCTTGCCAAGAGAGTATAGCGTATAAAGCTACAAAGGTCAAACTCTGGCGGAAGAGAACCGGCTCTTCGGTTAGGGGCTTCGCTTTTCCAGCCCCAGCACACGCACGACTGGGACGACAAAGAGCAGGCCAGTGTGATGGCGCGTAAAATCGCCAATGACTTGTTCGGTCGCTGCAATCACCTTTTCGACCGTCGCCTCATCTGGGATCACGCTGAACAATACGCGGTGATGCGACTCCCGGCTGGCTAGGAGATCACGCAAAGAGGGGATCAGCGGCAAATCATCGCGCATGGCACCTCGCAGATGCCCTAGGCCAGT
This window harbors:
- a CDS encoding glycosyltransferase family 4 protein, with the protein product MRIALDITPLDTGHRARGIGVYVQGLLQGLLTLKTEHTWLLITHTPSRHAGLPPSWRAVWLPRPALGRLTALATHQLLLPALLQRLQADLIHFPSLSAHVSVTGLPWRVPGPFVVTVHDFTPWHIPALLHGKRVNHWWYARQRAWARRAARLICVSQATREDAVRLLGISPERCPVIYEGVDSHRFRPSDEPRPIPPFILFVGGDLPNKNREGVMQAFVQLCRQTDLPHRLVLVGFDARSDAELAMQYPGLDLSRVRRVQHLSSEELARLFRQADLFVFPSWHEGFGLPVLEAMASGTPVVTSTTSSLPEVAGDAALLVDPDDVSGLCRAMEHVLRDRSLWSRLQAAGLARAQQFTWERTAQLTLQVYEEAARG
- a CDS encoding cobalamin B12-binding domain-containing protein, which gives rise to MTRKTVVAAALGECVHVAGVVNFLRLAEQVGWETIFLGPAVPIERVLAAAREHRADLIGVSYRLRPETGERLLSEFAEAADELRSAGVRFAFGSTPPIAERARKLGFFDVVFDGSETPGVD
- a CDS encoding cyclic-di-AMP receptor; this translates as MQLLLAIVQDEDADLLCERLNAQGFRVTRIHTTGGFLARGNVTILTGIEDQRVEDVLSTIRATCQTRRGWVNPMLFGTEATHMPMSVVTPLEVVIGGATVFSFPVKRFARLSGSDSPSAMEEATPCQEARGGVEAMNLILAIVHSDDAESVSRALLAAGHRVTRINTAGAFWRRGNVTLLTGVEAGKVDEVLGLIQAHCRPHEAAVPSETGGPAHGATVFVLESSRFVQI